From the Lathyrus oleraceus cultivar Zhongwan6 chromosome 4, CAAS_Psat_ZW6_1.0, whole genome shotgun sequence genome, one window contains:
- the LOC127076100 gene encoding dof zinc finger protein DOF2.5, which translates to MEGIGPNSCPRQGLEKKARPQEQINCPRCNSTNTKFCYYNNYSLTQPRYFCKTCRRYWTEGGSLRNVPVGGGSRKNKKVPSSSSLANPNNNNSPKIPDLNPPTLQVSHLSSQNPKMHGGQDLNLAFPSMENYHHHPHHNSHHGMSSSYIEMHNNNESSSSSALDLLRSSMASRGINPYGNNNNSLMPNSNAIYPSGFPMQEVKPSLGFSIDGMNGNRSYDHVQVQEGGGGGGGGRLLFPFGEVNKQLSTSGVEVEHNKDQQGNSTGYWNGMIGEGSW; encoded by the coding sequence ATGGAAGGGATAGGTCCTAATTCATGTCCAAGGCAAGGATTGGAGAAGAAAGCAAGGCCACAAGAGCAAATAAATTGTCCAAGGTGCAATTCAACAAACACAAAGTTTTGTTATTACAACAACTATAGTCTCACACAACCAAGATACTTTTGCAAGACATGTAGAAGGTATTGGACTGAAGGAGGATCTCTAAGAAATGTTCCTGTTGGAGGTGGATCAAGAAAGAACAAGAAAGTTccttcatcatcatcattagccaATCCTAATAATAATAACTCACCAAAAATTCCTGACCTAAATCCACCAACCCTTCAAGTCTCACATCTTTCATCTCAAAACCCTAAAATGCATGGAGGTCAAGATCTTAACCTAGCTTTTCCATCTATGGAAAACtatcatcatcatcctcatcataATAGTCATCATGGTATGTCATCATCATATATTGAGATGCATAACAATAatgaatcatcatcttcttcagcTCTTGACCTACTTAGGTCTAGCATGGCATCTAGAGGCATAAACCCTTATGGTAATAACAATAATTCTTTGATGCCAAACTCAAATGCTATTTACCCTTCTGGATTTCCCATGCAAGAAGTTAAACCTAGTCTTGGATTTTCAATTGATGGAATGAATGGAAATAGATCATATGATCATGTTCAAGTTCAAGAAGGTGGCGGCGGCGGTGGTGGTGGAAGACTTTTGTTCCCTTTTGGAGAGGTTAATAAACAGCTTTCTACAAGTGGTGTTGAAGTGGAACATAATAAAGATCAACAAGGAAATTCAACTGGATATTGGAATGGAATGATTGGTGAAGGATCATGGTAA